The Bubalus bubalis isolate 160015118507 breed Murrah chromosome 16, NDDB_SH_1, whole genome shotgun sequence genome window below encodes:
- the LOC112579645 gene encoding olfactory receptor 1038-like yields the protein MIEENITRVMEFILLGFSVQREIEILLFLLILVVYSLTLVGNIGLISLIWLDPHLHTPMYFFLSNLAFVDFCYSSSIAPKFLETLLTKHRSISFYACATQLGFFLNFLVLEMFLLAVMAYDRYVAICNPLLYMVIMSQKVCMQLVAGPYLYSFSVAFLHTVVTFRLIYCGPNAINHFYCDDVPLMALACSDTSLKEILIFIFAGFNMISSLTTVLISYLYIVAAILRIQSAEGRCKAFSTCGSHLTAVTVFYRTLIFMYLQPKSNHSLHTDKMASVFYTIVIPMLNPMIYSLRNQEVKHALRKAFEKCYFLSLINIRM from the coding sequence ATGATTGAAGAGAATATTACCAGGGTGATGGAATtcattcttttgggtttttcagtCCAGAGAGAGATTgaaatccttctctttcttctcattttagtgGTATATTCTCTGACTCTGGTGGGAAACATTGGCCTGATTTCCTTAATCTGGTTGGATCCTCACCTTCACACacccatgtatttttttctcagtaatcTGGCCTTTGTAGACTTTTGTTACTCCTCATCAATAGCCCCAAAGTTCCTGGAGACCCTCCTGACCAAGCACAGGTCCATATCTTTCTATGCATGTGCAACACAGCTGGGCTTTTTCCTAAACTTCTTGGTTTTGGAGATGTTCCTTCTTGCAGTAATGGcttatgaccgctatgtggccatctgcaatcCTCTTCTCTACATGGTGATCATGTCCCAAAAGGTGTGCATGCAACTGGTTGCGGGCCCTTACTTATACAgcttttctgttgctttcctccaCACAGTTGTTACTTTTCGATTGATTTACTGTGGCCCCAATGCTATTAATCACTTCTATTGTGATGATGTCCCTTTGATGGCCCTTGCATGCTCGGACACCAGCCTCAAAGAGatcttgatttttatctttgctgGATTCAACATGATCAGCTCTTTGACCACGGTCCTTATTTCTTACCTATACATTGTGGCTGCCATCCTGAGAATCCAGTCTGCAGAAGGGAGGTGCAAAGCATTCTCAACCTGTGGTTCTCATCTGACTGCTGTCACTGTATTCTACAGGACTCTGATCTTCATGTATCTGCAGCCCAAATCAAACCATTCCCTTCACACAGACAAAATGGCCTCTGTCTTCTACACAATAGTCATTCCTATGTTGAATCCCAtgatctacagcctgaggaaccaAGAGGTAAAACATGCCTTGaggaaagcctttgaaaaatgttattttctgtctctaataAACATTAGAATGTAA